A DNA window from Rubripirellula tenax contains the following coding sequences:
- a CDS encoding helix-turn-helix domain-containing protein, with product MNVLVDETIDVNSFPLERPAVRARRRDARITSGSLPYFIAGEENRLVAFVSGGEASVFEFGNPILLIGPSGAGKTVIAMHLAARQAIDESVDGKPAQVVHFPAIDFARQYAEAVAADDLPPLRAEINEAPILVIDDLHLIADKPAAQDELAMRIESRTLAGMATILTCRRLPSEIRGLRPLLASRVLPGLTIPISLPTGPSRLQLLRELALHFGLEIESDLLEVLHDGLEDNLPARALEAALKQVSLWCRMHESPPTMEAVQSAINRIGTTEEVSLSSITNSVARYFRMKAADLRSSSRKQNLVRARSLAMLLARQMTGKSMHQIGDHFGGRDHTTVLHAIRKTQSLLENDSDLRRAADEVTEKLSPV from the coding sequence GTGAACGTGTTGGTCGACGAAACGATCGATGTGAATTCCTTTCCGCTCGAACGGCCAGCTGTCCGTGCGCGACGGCGTGATGCGCGAATCACTTCGGGGTCGTTGCCGTACTTCATTGCCGGCGAAGAAAACCGTTTGGTGGCGTTCGTTTCTGGCGGCGAAGCTTCTGTGTTCGAGTTTGGCAACCCGATTCTGCTGATCGGGCCCAGCGGCGCGGGAAAAACGGTGATCGCGATGCATTTGGCTGCCCGCCAAGCCATCGATGAATCCGTCGACGGAAAACCGGCTCAAGTGGTTCATTTTCCGGCGATTGACTTTGCCCGTCAGTACGCCGAAGCGGTGGCAGCCGATGATTTGCCGCCTCTGCGAGCCGAGATCAACGAGGCACCGATTCTGGTGATCGATGACCTGCACCTGATCGCCGACAAGCCGGCCGCCCAAGACGAATTGGCGATGCGGATCGAGTCGCGGACGTTGGCGGGAATGGCGACGATCCTGACATGTCGTCGTTTGCCATCCGAAATTCGTGGATTGCGACCGCTACTGGCCAGCCGTGTGTTGCCTGGTTTGACGATTCCGATCTCGCTGCCAACAGGACCATCGCGATTGCAATTGCTCCGCGAATTGGCGCTGCACTTCGGTCTGGAAATCGAATCCGACTTGCTGGAAGTATTGCACGATGGGCTGGAAGACAACCTGCCCGCTCGTGCTCTGGAAGCGGCCCTGAAACAGGTTTCGCTGTGGTGCCGGATGCACGAGAGCCCGCCGACGATGGAAGCCGTCCAATCGGCGATCAACCGAATCGGTACGACCGAGGAAGTCTCGCTTTCATCGATCACCAACTCCGTCGCCCGGTATTTTCGGATGAAGGCGGCGGATCTTCGCAGCAGTTCGCGGAAACAGAATCTGGTTCGGGCGCGTTCGCTGGCGATGCTGCTGGCTCGTCAAATGACGGGCAAGAGCATGCATCAAATCGGTGACCATTTCGGCGGCCGTGACCACACGACGGTCCTGCACGCGATTCGCAAGACTCAATCGTTGCTAGAAAACGACTCAGACCTCCGCCGCGCCGCGGACGAGGTGACCGAGAAACTCTCGCCGGTCTAA
- the dnaN gene encoding DNA polymerase III subunit beta, with the protein MKITCQRESLTNAFALAASIAPTRSPKEILQNVKVTAAGGKLTLTATDMEVGIRLELEDGVEIEVEGTALLPVSRTMAILRESNDESISMETDDSGIRVRGSRSKYRLPGNNPDEFPAVVGFDENKYHVLPTRLFREMVKRTVFATDPESSRYALGGVLLELEENTVTAVGTDGRRLARMEGVGESIGGHQTTGSSTIVPTRAIQLMERALSDKDETVDVAARSNDLLLRTSRAVIYSRLVEGRYPNWRQVLPKRENAIQLDMTVGPLFAALRQAAIVTDHESRGIDFTFADGTLKLEASTAEIGESQIELPIAYDGEPITLTMDHRYLADFCKVLDNEANFMMEIESGASPALLTTDDGYGYVIMPMARDR; encoded by the coding sequence ATGAAGATCACTTGCCAACGCGAATCGCTGACCAATGCTTTCGCACTTGCCGCCAGCATCGCGCCGACTCGTTCGCCCAAAGAAATTCTGCAAAACGTCAAAGTCACTGCCGCCGGCGGGAAACTGACGCTGACGGCGACCGATATGGAAGTCGGAATTCGTTTGGAACTGGAAGACGGCGTCGAGATCGAAGTCGAAGGCACGGCACTGCTTCCCGTCAGCCGCACCATGGCGATCCTTCGCGAGAGCAACGACGAGTCGATTTCGATGGAAACCGACGACTCGGGTATCCGTGTACGCGGCAGCCGCAGCAAGTATCGATTGCCCGGCAACAACCCCGACGAGTTTCCAGCGGTCGTGGGATTCGATGAAAACAAGTACCACGTTCTGCCAACACGTTTGTTCCGCGAAATGGTCAAACGGACGGTCTTTGCGACGGACCCGGAAAGCAGCCGATACGCACTTGGCGGAGTGCTGTTGGAATTGGAAGAGAACACCGTCACGGCGGTCGGTACCGACGGTCGGCGACTGGCACGGATGGAGGGCGTCGGCGAATCGATCGGTGGTCATCAAACGACCGGATCCAGCACCATTGTTCCGACGCGTGCGATCCAGTTGATGGAACGAGCGCTTTCGGACAAAGACGAAACGGTTGACGTCGCCGCTCGTAGCAACGATTTGTTGTTGCGAACCAGTCGCGCGGTCATCTATTCGCGCCTTGTTGAAGGTCGCTATCCGAATTGGCGACAAGTTTTGCCCAAGCGAGAGAACGCGATCCAGTTGGACATGACCGTTGGGCCGCTGTTCGCCGCGCTTCGTCAAGCCGCGATTGTGACCGACCATGAAAGCCGTGGGATCGATTTTACGTTCGCCGATGGCACGTTGAAGTTGGAAGCCAGCACCGCCGAGATCGGTGAGTCACAGATCGAATTACCCATCGCTTACGACGGTGAACCGATCACCTTGACGATGGACCATCGCTATCTAGCGGACTTTTGCAAAGTGTTGGACAACGAAGCGAACTTCATGATGGAGATCGAATCGGGTGCCTCACCGGCGCTGCTAACGACGGATGACGGGTACGGCTACGTGATCATGCCCATGGCACGCGATCGCTAA
- a CDS encoding RimK family alpha-L-glutamate ligase has translation MKLAILSRSKTCYSTQRLVEAAKKRNHNVKVLDTLRFSIDLEKGEPDLYYRSKQLSHYDAVVPRIGASITYFGTAVVRQFEQMDVFTASSSAGISNSRDKLRCLQIMSRHQIGIPQTTFVREKKDVLPAIERVGGVPIIIKLLEGTQGVGVILADSVKIAEAIIETLQSTRQNVLVQKFVAESKGRDIRAFVVGDQVVAAMRRVAQGNEFRSNVHRGGKTELVKLDSAYCETAVRSAQIMGLRVAGVDMLEGKDGPQVMEVNSSPGLEGIETCTQLDIAGAIVDYIAAQVDFPEIDLRQRLTVSRGYGVTEIYIPDGSDFIGKTIDQSGLPEQDINVLTLYRGATVIPNPRLKRTLEPHDRLLCFGKLDAMRGMIPEKTRKRRQPKVKKLATTVDTHV, from the coding sequence ATGAAACTTGCGATTCTTTCTCGAAGTAAAACCTGTTACAGCACCCAACGATTGGTCGAAGCCGCGAAGAAGCGAAACCACAACGTCAAAGTGCTGGACACTCTGCGGTTCTCGATCGATCTCGAGAAAGGCGAGCCCGATCTCTATTACCGATCGAAACAACTCAGCCACTACGACGCCGTTGTGCCTCGAATCGGTGCATCCATCACATACTTCGGCACCGCCGTTGTTCGTCAATTCGAACAAATGGATGTGTTCACCGCTTCGTCGTCGGCCGGCATTTCGAATTCTCGCGATAAGCTTCGTTGTTTACAGATCATGAGCCGCCATCAGATCGGCATTCCGCAAACGACCTTTGTGAGGGAAAAGAAGGACGTCCTGCCGGCGATCGAACGCGTCGGCGGCGTACCCATCATCATCAAGTTGCTGGAAGGCACCCAGGGCGTCGGCGTGATCCTGGCCGATTCGGTCAAGATCGCCGAGGCGATCATCGAGACACTTCAAAGCACTCGCCAGAATGTTTTGGTCCAGAAATTTGTCGCTGAAAGCAAGGGTCGTGACATCCGCGCCTTTGTGGTTGGTGATCAAGTGGTAGCCGCGATGAGGCGCGTCGCTCAGGGGAACGAGTTTCGCAGCAATGTTCACCGTGGCGGAAAAACCGAACTGGTGAAGCTGGACAGTGCCTATTGCGAGACCGCCGTTCGATCCGCACAAATCATGGGATTGCGAGTCGCCGGCGTCGACATGCTCGAAGGCAAAGACGGACCCCAAGTCATGGAAGTCAATTCGTCACCCGGTTTGGAAGGCATCGAGACTTGCACGCAGCTGGATATTGCCGGCGCCATCGTGGACTACATCGCGGCACAAGTTGACTTTCCCGAGATCGATTTGCGCCAGCGGTTGACTGTCAGCCGAGGCTATGGCGTCACCGAGATTTACATCCCCGATGGATCAGACTTCATCGGAAAAACGATCGACCAGAGCGGACTGCCCGAACAGGACATCAATGTGTTGACCCTCTATCGAGGCGCCACCGTGATTCCCAACCCGCGGTTGAAACGAACGCTCGAGCCCCACGATCGTCTGCTCTGCTTCGGAAAACTCGATGCGATGCGGGGAATGATCCCAGAAAAGACTCGAAAACGGCGCCAACCCAAGGTCAAAAAGTTGGCTACCACAGTCGATACGCATGTCTAA
- a CDS encoding ATP-dependent zinc protease family protein — MSNLPTPPATETPLVIMGWREWVRLPDLKIGHIKAKIDTGARSSSLHAFEIEPFDKSGVPWVRFQVHPIQRRDDFTVHCEAEVHDVRKIRSSSGSASNRFVILTPVLWMGETWTVELTLADRTKMGFRMLVGREAVRGRMLVDPSRSYFGGRPPRRLRRRPKS, encoded by the coding sequence TTGTCGAATCTTCCTACACCTCCGGCGACGGAAACCCCGCTCGTCATCATGGGCTGGCGCGAGTGGGTTCGCCTACCCGACCTGAAAATCGGTCACATCAAGGCCAAGATCGATACCGGCGCACGTTCGTCCAGTCTGCACGCCTTTGAAATCGAGCCCTTCGACAAATCGGGGGTTCCCTGGGTTCGCTTTCAAGTCCATCCGATCCAACGTCGAGACGATTTTACGGTTCATTGTGAAGCCGAGGTTCATGATGTCCGAAAAATCCGCAGTTCGAGCGGTTCGGCGTCGAATCGGTTTGTCATTTTGACGCCCGTTCTATGGATGGGTGAAACGTGGACCGTCGAACTGACGCTTGCCGATCGAACCAAAATGGGTTTTCGCATGTTGGTTGGTCGCGAAGCCGTCCGGGGTCGGATGTTGGTTGACCCCAGTCGGTCCTATTTTGGGGGACGCCCGCCCCGCAGACTCCGACGACGCCCGAAATCTTAG
- a CDS encoding DUF721 domain-containing protein gives MKRPPSPKSKAAKSKSPGSPDEKPRVRRIGSLIGQLMSRKGYARSGVNEQLGESIGAAVGPELAASCYVGNLRAGVLQVFVSDSVTLQELNFRKRAILRQFQKDIDGNKVTDIRFRIQASS, from the coding sequence ATGAAGCGTCCCCCGTCGCCCAAGTCAAAGGCGGCTAAGTCGAAGTCACCCGGTTCACCCGACGAAAAACCGCGGGTCCGTCGAATCGGATCTTTGATCGGCCAATTGATGTCGCGGAAAGGCTACGCCCGCAGCGGCGTCAACGAACAACTTGGTGAATCCATCGGAGCAGCCGTCGGCCCGGAATTGGCCGCGTCATGCTATGTCGGCAATCTTCGCGCGGGTGTCTTGCAAGTCTTTGTGTCGGACTCGGTCACACTTCAAGAACTGAATTTTCGCAAACGAGCGATCTTGCGGCAGTTCCAAAAAGACATCGACGGCAACAAGGTCACCGACATTCGATTCCGAATCCAGGCTTCGTCCTAA
- a CDS encoding DNA-3-methyladenine glycosylase I codes for MSNDEDLLLGSDSVNRCWWCGSNPEYVQYHDEEWGMPIDDDTRLFEKMCLEGFQSGLSWLTILKKRNSFRTAFDGFNFQKVVHFDQTDVDRLMANASIVRHRGKIQSTINNAGRAIEMVAEFGSLATFFWSFEAKRHTSPKTRADVVPMTDESTRMSKEMKRRGWTFVGPTTCYAMMQSMGIVNDHLRRCHHWKVVQDARKAFVRPSL; via the coding sequence ATGTCCAATGACGAAGATCTTTTGCTCGGCAGCGATTCCGTTAATCGGTGTTGGTGGTGTGGCAGCAACCCCGAGTACGTCCAATATCACGACGAAGAATGGGGGATGCCGATCGACGACGACACGCGGTTGTTCGAAAAGATGTGTTTGGAAGGATTTCAGTCAGGGCTGAGCTGGTTGACGATCCTGAAAAAACGTAACTCGTTTCGAACCGCCTTCGATGGATTCAACTTCCAAAAGGTTGTTCACTTCGACCAGACCGATGTGGACCGCTTGATGGCGAATGCTTCCATCGTTCGGCATCGTGGCAAGATCCAATCCACGATCAACAATGCCGGTCGGGCAATCGAAATGGTCGCCGAGTTCGGTTCGTTGGCCACGTTCTTTTGGTCGTTTGAAGCCAAGCGGCATACGTCGCCAAAAACTCGCGCCGATGTCGTACCAATGACGGACGAATCCACTCGCATGAGCAAGGAAATGAAACGGCGCGGATGGACCTTCGTCGGTCCCACGACTTGCTATGCGATGATGCAATCGATGGGAATCGTCAACGATCACTTGCGCCGTTGTCATCATTGGAAAGTCGTCCAAGATGCCCGCAAAGCATTCGTGCGGCCCTCGCTGTGA
- a CDS encoding sulfatase family protein: MKFRLICELALLALILMPSPSRAERPNIVMAFADDWGKYASAYADLQPDSIHDVVSTPNFDAVAEQGVLFTRAFVSAPSCTPCRSSLLSGQPFWRCERASILQGAIWDFSIPAYPLLLEQDGYRIGHTYKVWSPGSPADAPHGGAKTAFNSHGRAFNGFSQNAMKADDHQAGKKKLFNEVRKNVRSFLDANDDGKLDGDSPFCYWFGPTNTHRKWIAGSGKELWGIDPEALKGKLPAYLPDVETVREDFADYLGEVQAFDAGLGILIEELKRIDAYENTILVVSGDHGIPGVTRGKCNLYDMGTQVPLAIRWPAGIDTPGRIVDDFVSLPDLAPTFLEAANVDAPETMIAKSLMSVLTSDQAGQVDATRDAVFTGRERHVAAARTDFKPYPQRAIRTDQHLFIINFEPDRWPMGTGPGFGKQGNLPDAMALTEDTFAAFGDMDASPTKAWVVLHKDQDPQSFEFAVGQRPRFELYDVQTDPDCMTNLAEDREMVDVAKQLERRLMNHLRSTGDPRVSEDPIFESSPYTDPEKKRKRK, from the coding sequence ATGAAGTTTAGGCTGATTTGCGAACTGGCCCTGTTGGCTTTGATTCTGATGCCCAGCCCGTCTCGGGCCGAGCGTCCCAACATTGTGATGGCTTTCGCCGATGACTGGGGCAAGTACGCGAGTGCCTACGCGGACCTTCAACCCGATAGCATCCACGATGTTGTCTCCACACCGAACTTCGATGCGGTGGCCGAGCAGGGAGTATTGTTCACTCGCGCTTTCGTCAGCGCACCATCTTGTACGCCGTGCCGGAGTTCGCTGTTATCGGGCCAACCGTTTTGGCGATGCGAACGGGCGTCGATTCTGCAGGGTGCGATTTGGGATTTTTCAATTCCTGCTTATCCGTTGCTGCTGGAACAAGATGGCTATCGCATCGGTCATACGTACAAAGTTTGGAGTCCGGGAAGTCCCGCCGACGCACCGCACGGTGGCGCTAAGACGGCTTTCAACTCGCACGGACGGGCGTTCAACGGTTTTTCGCAGAACGCGATGAAGGCTGACGATCACCAGGCTGGGAAAAAGAAGTTGTTCAATGAAGTCCGCAAAAATGTACGGTCGTTCTTGGATGCAAACGACGACGGAAAACTGGACGGTGACTCGCCCTTTTGCTATTGGTTCGGACCCACCAACACGCACCGAAAATGGATCGCCGGCAGCGGCAAAGAATTGTGGGGGATCGACCCGGAAGCCCTCAAAGGCAAGTTACCGGCATACCTTCCCGATGTCGAAACCGTCCGCGAAGACTTCGCGGACTACCTTGGGGAAGTCCAAGCGTTTGACGCGGGCCTGGGAATCTTGATCGAAGAATTGAAACGGATCGACGCTTACGAGAATACGATTTTGGTGGTCAGCGGCGACCATGGCATTCCCGGCGTGACGCGTGGGAAATGTAACTTGTATGACATGGGTACCCAGGTGCCGCTCGCAATTAGGTGGCCAGCCGGTATCGATACACCGGGTCGCATCGTCGACGATTTTGTCTCCTTACCAGATCTGGCGCCGACGTTTTTGGAAGCGGCCAACGTCGATGCACCCGAAACGATGATTGCCAAGTCGCTGATGTCTGTCTTGACCAGTGACCAAGCCGGTCAAGTGGATGCGACGCGTGATGCCGTGTTCACCGGACGCGAACGACATGTCGCCGCCGCGCGGACGGATTTCAAACCGTATCCGCAGCGTGCCATTCGCACCGACCAGCACTTGTTCATCATCAACTTCGAACCCGATCGTTGGCCGATGGGAACGGGTCCCGGTTTCGGTAAACAGGGCAACCTTCCCGATGCGATGGCGCTTACCGAGGACACGTTTGCGGCGTTCGGTGATATGGATGCCAGTCCCACGAAGGCATGGGTGGTTCTACATAAAGATCAAGATCCACAGTCGTTCGAGTTTGCCGTCGGACAACGTCCACGGTTTGAACTTTATGACGTTCAAACGGATCCCGATTGCATGACAAACTTGGCGGAAGACCGAGAGATGGTGGACGTCGCCAAGCAACTGGAACGTCGGCTGATGAATCATCTGCGATCGACTGGCGATCCACGCGTCAGCGAGGATCCGATTTTCGAGTCATCGCCGTACACGGATCCTGAGAAGAAGCGAAAACGCAAGTAG
- a CDS encoding YceH family protein, with product MSDETGEDKKTAKPLSAGARRVLGVLVEKAKTTPDNYPLTLASLISGSNQKSNRDPKMDLDDEDALLALDELKAAGAAREVQGSGRAIKYRHAAYEWFDVDGPGSAVMTELLLRGPQTLGELRTRASRMHPFDDLSIMQTTVDGLIEKGLVEPITPAGRGQMFAHKLYPPQERQYLLARIEKHAATDSSPATETKTPKASGTAVDSLLARLETVSERIDALEKRIAELES from the coding sequence ATGAGTGATGAAACAGGCGAAGATAAGAAGACTGCGAAGCCTTTGTCGGCTGGCGCGAGACGCGTTCTAGGTGTGTTGGTCGAGAAGGCAAAGACGACGCCAGACAACTATCCGCTGACACTTGCGTCGTTGATCAGTGGATCGAACCAGAAATCGAATCGAGATCCGAAGATGGATCTCGACGACGAGGACGCGCTGTTAGCACTCGACGAACTGAAGGCGGCCGGTGCGGCTCGGGAGGTCCAGGGCAGTGGCCGGGCGATCAAATACCGACACGCCGCTTACGAATGGTTCGATGTCGACGGACCCGGTTCCGCGGTGATGACGGAACTTTTGCTTCGCGGTCCACAAACGCTTGGCGAATTGCGGACTCGCGCTTCCCGCATGCACCCCTTCGACGATTTGTCGATCATGCAAACGACGGTCGACGGATTGATAGAAAAAGGCTTGGTTGAACCGATCACTCCGGCCGGTCGAGGGCAAATGTTCGCCCACAAACTGTATCCGCCCCAGGAACGACAATACTTGCTTGCAAGAATCGAAAAGCATGCCGCCACCGACAGCTCGCCCGCGACCGAAACGAAGACGCCGAAAGCATCTGGGACTGCGGTCGACTCACTATTGGCGAGACTTGAAACGGTCAGCGAGCGCATCGATGCACTGGAAAAACGGATCGCCGAACTGGAAAGTTGA
- a CDS encoding UTP--glucose-1-phosphate uridylyltransferase codes for MIRSQPLDPLIEIIVSEDDNVRNRSLESVCQGLSLEQLMSHVDALDQFRRAEPNLYHRVRALFFLAAIYRYHLPPRLGPTQSGLIPYAGYDHLLSRRFIEAIDTFLETQSADGPSDALASSLAQAYHQLGFQTLADQVRRSVRSVRGNQWMFRLGHPADHPLRIRPELKIVDSTTGTTPLMKETTAVRMDFSHSAWSDIFFLGMDFPEGARVLNVSVDLGVRGRDEQPKPPIETYLRVIDRPVIRLTSVDLGASTEVESISEMFDFARDYLGLLKAAVIASGLVPPGLEGCRQSIAELLTRVVGPGQGIELVSKINDIPKGSRLAVSTNLLGSLISILMRATGQIQSLSGPLTEPDRRLVAARAILGEWIGGSGGGWQDSGGVWPGIKLICGTTAGKEDPEFGISRGRLMPVHHVMDHDEASPETRQKIQDSLVLVHGGMAQNVGPILEMVTEHYLLRSEKEWAGRSEAMKILDEVTEAIREGDVRRIGEVTTRNFEGPLQTIIPWATNRFTDSLIEQCRQRYGDKFWGFWMLGGMAGGGMGFIFEPAVKPEAQDWLAGAMVKTKRELQTSLPFAMDPVVYDFSINDNGSFAELKVGEDAVMPDRYYALVLPSLLRTPMRDLPIGRRIEMEQISRRCNDTRDSTTANLLLSSVLPQGRSRNDKAETLQQILAASGFDRQQHEQIREDLRSGRIGLAQNRLPSATTIRDVGPSHVTDVRTGADPKFEAIGAKAIRDGKVAVVTLAAGVGSRWTEGAGVCKALHPFNRFAGRHRSFLEVHLAKNRKTSQTYDGSIPHVFTTSHLTDAAIRDHLQRHDYFGFDDQRVRVSTGRSVGLRMIPTVRDLRFLWEETAQQVLDEQQQKVRESVRQALIGWATTTGPCSDYTDNVPSQCIHPVGHWYEIPNLLRNGVLAEMLRNQGELEHLLLHNIDTLGASLDPGLLGLHIDGNQTLSFEVIGRRLEDRGGGLALVDGRPRLVEGLAMPSEQAEFALTFYNSMTTWIHIDGLLTAFGLTRSDLDNNSKVDEAVRQMATRLPTYVTLKDVKKRWGHAQEDVYPVAQFEKLWGDMSALPEIATRFFVTPMRRGQQLKAQAQLDPWKRDGSADYIDSLCDWI; via the coding sequence ATGATTCGATCACAACCCCTCGACCCGCTGATCGAGATCATCGTCTCGGAAGACGACAACGTTCGTAACCGTTCACTTGAATCGGTTTGTCAAGGCTTGTCGCTTGAACAATTGATGTCGCACGTCGATGCGCTTGATCAGTTTCGCCGAGCCGAGCCGAACCTGTACCACCGCGTTCGCGCATTGTTTTTCTTGGCAGCCATCTATCGGTATCACTTGCCGCCGAGACTGGGTCCGACGCAATCGGGCTTGATCCCGTATGCCGGTTACGACCACCTGCTATCACGCCGTTTTATCGAAGCCATCGACACGTTTTTGGAAACCCAGTCCGCCGATGGACCCAGCGATGCGCTGGCCAGCTCGCTTGCCCAGGCCTACCACCAACTTGGTTTCCAAACGCTCGCCGACCAAGTTCGTCGCAGCGTCCGTAGCGTCCGCGGAAACCAGTGGATGTTTCGTTTGGGTCACCCGGCCGATCACCCGTTACGCATTCGGCCGGAGCTGAAAATCGTCGACTCGACGACGGGCACGACGCCGCTGATGAAAGAAACCACTGCTGTGCGAATGGACTTTTCGCACAGCGCGTGGAGCGATATTTTCTTTCTTGGAATGGACTTCCCCGAAGGCGCCCGCGTCTTGAACGTGTCCGTCGACTTGGGCGTCCGCGGTCGTGACGAGCAACCCAAACCTCCGATCGAGACATATTTACGCGTCATTGATCGACCGGTCATTCGTTTGACCAGCGTCGACCTGGGTGCATCGACCGAAGTCGAATCGATTTCAGAAATGTTCGATTTTGCACGCGACTATTTGGGGCTGCTCAAGGCCGCCGTGATCGCATCGGGATTGGTGCCGCCCGGATTGGAAGGCTGTCGCCAATCGATTGCTGAACTGTTGACTCGCGTCGTCGGACCAGGCCAAGGAATCGAACTGGTCAGCAAGATCAATGACATTCCCAAAGGTTCGCGGTTGGCGGTATCGACCAATCTTTTGGGTTCGTTGATCTCGATCCTGATGCGTGCGACGGGTCAAATCCAGTCGCTCTCGGGGCCATTGACCGAACCGGACCGACGACTTGTCGCCGCCCGCGCCATTCTTGGCGAATGGATCGGCGGCAGCGGTGGCGGTTGGCAAGACTCGGGGGGCGTTTGGCCAGGCATCAAGTTGATCTGTGGAACGACCGCCGGCAAGGAAGACCCGGAATTCGGCATCAGCCGCGGCCGGCTGATGCCCGTTCACCACGTCATGGATCATGACGAAGCGTCACCCGAGACGCGTCAAAAGATTCAAGACAGTTTGGTGCTGGTCCACGGCGGCATGGCACAGAACGTCGGCCCGATTTTAGAAATGGTGACCGAACACTATTTGTTGCGCAGCGAAAAAGAATGGGCCGGACGAAGCGAAGCGATGAAGATTCTGGACGAAGTCACCGAAGCGATTCGGGAAGGCGACGTCCGCCGAATCGGTGAAGTCACGACGCGAAACTTCGAAGGCCCCCTGCAAACGATCATTCCCTGGGCGACCAACCGGTTCACCGATTCGTTGATCGAACAGTGTCGTCAGCGATACGGAGATAAGTTCTGGGGTTTCTGGATGCTCGGCGGGATGGCCGGCGGCGGAATGGGTTTCATCTTTGAACCGGCCGTCAAACCCGAAGCTCAGGATTGGCTTGCCGGAGCGATGGTGAAAACCAAACGCGAACTGCAAACATCATTGCCGTTTGCGATGGATCCGGTCGTCTACGATTTTTCCATCAACGACAACGGATCGTTCGCCGAATTGAAGGTCGGCGAAGACGCAGTTATGCCCGATCGGTATTACGCGTTGGTGTTGCCCAGTCTATTACGAACGCCGATGCGAGACTTACCGATCGGACGGCGAATCGAAATGGAACAGATCAGCCGCCGCTGCAATGACACCCGTGATTCAACAACGGCGAACCTGTTGTTGTCCAGCGTGCTGCCGCAAGGACGATCGCGAAACGACAAAGCGGAAACGTTACAACAAATTTTGGCAGCTTCCGGTTTCGATCGCCAACAACACGAACAGATTCGCGAAGACTTGCGCAGTGGCCGCATCGGCTTGGCGCAGAACCGTTTGCCTTCGGCGACCACGATCCGCGACGTCGGCCCAAGTCACGTGACGGACGTTCGCACCGGAGCCGATCCGAAGTTCGAGGCCATCGGCGCGAAAGCGATTCGCGACGGCAAGGTCGCAGTGGTCACACTTGCCGCAGGCGTGGGTAGCCGATGGACCGAAGGCGCCGGCGTCTGCAAGGCGCTTCACCCGTTCAATCGTTTCGCCGGTCGTCATCGCAGTTTCTTGGAGGTCCACCTGGCCAAGAATCGAAAGACATCGCAAACGTACGATGGATCGATCCCGCACGTCTTTACGACCAGCCACTTGACCGACGCCGCGATTCGCGATCATTTGCAACGTCACGATTATTTTGGTTTCGATGACCAACGCGTCCGCGTTTCGACCGGTCGCAGCGTCGGATTGCGAATGATACCGACGGTACGCGATCTGCGTTTTTTGTGGGAAGAAACCGCACAACAAGTGTTGGACGAACAGCAACAAAAGGTGCGCGAGAGCGTCCGCCAAGCATTGATCGGTTGGGCAACGACCACCGGCCCCTGCAGCGACTACACCGACAACGTGCCCAGCCAGTGCATTCATCCGGTCGGTCACTGGTACGAGATTCCGAACTTGCTACGCAACGGTGTGTTGGCGGAGATGCTTCGCAATCAAGGCGAACTCGAGCATCTGTTGTTGCATAACATCGACACCCTCGGCGCCAGCCTTGATCCGGGACTACTCGGATTGCACATCGATGGCAATCAAACTTTATCGTTCGAAGTGATCGGTCGACGATTGGAAGATCGCGGCGGCGGACTGGCGTTGGTCGATGGTCGACCGCGGCTGGTCGAAGGTCTGGCGATGCCATCGGAACAAGCCGAGTTCGCGCTAACGTTCTACAATTCGATGACCACGTGGATTCACATCGACGGTTTACTAACGGCTTTCGGGCTGACCCGATCGGATTTGGACAATAATTCCAAAGTCGACGAAGCGGTTCGACAAATGGCGACACGACTGCCGACGTATGTCACCTTAAAGGACGTCAAAAAGCGTTGGGGTCACGCCCAGGAAGACGTCTATCCGGTGGCCCAGTTCGAAAAACTGTGGGGTGACATGTCGGCGCTGCCGGAAATTGCAACGCGATTCTTCGTCACACCGATGCGCCGCGGTCAACAACTCAAGGCCCAGGCTCAACTGGATCCTTGGAAACGTGACGGCAGCGCCGATTACATTGATTCGCTTTGCGACTGGATATAG